In Sardina pilchardus chromosome 8, fSarPil1.1, whole genome shotgun sequence, a genomic segment contains:
- the LOC134088526 gene encoding synaptobrevin homolog YKT6-like translates to MKLYSIGVLCKGATRTNLLKAAYDLSSFSFFQRSSVQEFMAFTCSLIVERSACGSRSSVKEKEYMCHACVRDDGLSAVVVADSEYPQRVAFSLIDKVLEEFSRQVDSTEWTTGSPDTIRYAALDSYLAKYQNPKEADALTRAQAEVEETKVILHNTMESLLQRGEKLDDLVQRSEHLGDTSKAFYKTARKHNSCCKMM, encoded by the exons atgaagcTCTACAGCATTGGGGTGCTCTGTAAAGGAGCAACGAGGACCAACCTCTTAAAAGCTGCATATGATTTGTCATCATTTAGTTTCTTTCAAAGATCAAG TGTACAAGAGTTCATGGCCTTCACTTGTTCTTTGATTGTTGAGCGCTCTGCATGTGGCAGTCGGTCTTCAGTCAAAGAAAAAG AGTACATGTGTCATGCCTGTGTGCGGGATGATGGTCTCAGCGCTGTGGTGGTCGCTGACAGCGAGTATCCACAGCGGGTTGCCTTCTCACTTATAGACAAG GTGCTGGAGGAGTTCTCTAGACAAGTAGACTCCACAGAGTGGACCACAGGTTCTCCTGATACAATCCGTTATGCTGCACTGGATTCTTACCTTGCTAAGTACCAg AATCCAAAAGAAGCTGATGCCCTTACAAGAGCACAGGCTGAAGTTGAAGAGACCAAAGTCATTTTG CACAACACTATGGAGTCTCTGctgcagaggggagagaagctGGATGACCTGGTGCAGAGGTCGGAGCACCTGGGAGACACTTCCAAAGCCTTCTACAAGACC gcACGCAAGCACAATTCCTGCTGCAAAATGATGTGA